A genomic window from Sphingobacterium spiritivorum includes:
- a CDS encoding TolC family protein has translation MIFTIKYPWLAILCVMLIHENSLAQLITGGHQYTLSYTDFMQTVSHSNLEYTAERFNLNLAEAAIELAAVFPDPQLQVSATDNGQRRMKMGYGLSTSLEWTVELGGKRRARQELAYSHSEMTKALLQQYYQNLRADATLAYLEGVKNKQLLQVQYDSFNNMKGIADADSVRYALGQISRVDALQSQLEARSMRNEVYQTEYEWKNSLIRLGLFMGKQLHDTLSIQTLKIPVLERSFHYEGLLNEALHNRADLIAALRNKTVSEKMLKLAKANRRIDLGINLGVGSTSQVSNVVAPTPSVNAVTLGLSVPLKFSNRYKGDLKQAQWELQQTEVLYRHTELQIATEVSQVWNTYTTARKTLMQFENGILEDSGKILQGRMYSYKRGETTLLELLEAQRSYNAVQINYQEALFQYAVSLIEVERAAGIWDINF, from the coding sequence ATGATTTTTACAATAAAATACCCCTGGCTGGCCATATTGTGTGTAATGCTGATACACGAAAATAGTCTGGCACAGCTTATTACAGGAGGTCATCAGTACACCTTATCCTACACGGACTTTATGCAGACTGTAAGTCATTCTAATCTGGAATACACAGCTGAGCGATTCAATCTCAATCTGGCTGAAGCTGCAATCGAGCTGGCAGCTGTATTTCCTGATCCTCAATTACAGGTGTCAGCAACAGACAACGGGCAGCGCAGAATGAAGATGGGATACGGACTCAGCACGTCACTGGAATGGACTGTTGAATTGGGCGGGAAGCGCAGAGCTCGTCAGGAGCTGGCATACAGTCATTCGGAAATGACAAAAGCACTCCTGCAGCAATATTATCAAAATCTTCGGGCCGATGCGACATTGGCCTATCTGGAAGGTGTGAAAAATAAACAGCTGCTGCAAGTGCAGTATGATTCATTTAATAATATGAAAGGTATTGCTGATGCAGACAGTGTGCGCTATGCATTGGGACAGATATCACGTGTGGATGCGCTTCAAAGCCAGTTAGAAGCCCGGAGTATGCGTAATGAAGTGTATCAGACAGAATATGAATGGAAAAACAGCCTGATCCGACTGGGGTTATTTATGGGGAAACAACTTCATGACACCTTGTCCATACAAACCCTGAAGATACCTGTATTGGAAAGAAGTTTTCACTATGAAGGCTTATTGAATGAGGCGCTTCATAATAGGGCAGACCTTATCGCTGCACTGCGTAATAAAACGGTTTCAGAAAAGATGTTAAAACTGGCTAAAGCCAATCGCCGGATTGACCTGGGTATAAATCTGGGTGTTGGCAGTACATCACAAGTCTCCAATGTAGTCGCACCGACACCATCCGTTAATGCGGTAACGCTGGGTCTGTCGGTTCCGCTGAAATTTTCAAACCGTTACAAAGGAGATCTGAAGCAGGCACAATGGGAACTACAACAAACGGAAGTATTGTACCGACATACTGAATTGCAGATTGCAACTGAAGTTTCACAAGTCTGGAATACCTATACCACTGCCCGTAAAACACTCATGCAGTTCGAAAACGGAATATTAGAAGATTCCGGTAAAATCCTTCAGGGCAGGATGTACAGTTACAAAAGAGGAGAAACTACACTCCTTGAATTACTGGAAGCACAGCGCTCATACAATGCTGTTCAGATCAATTATCAGGAAGCTCTTTTTCAATATGCAGTTTCACTGATCGAAGTGGAACGTGCAGCAGGAATATGGGATATTAATTTTTAA
- a CDS encoding helix-turn-helix domain-containing protein: MKENRTSFNLSQKRSDKGLTQQKLAELAGLTTRTIQRIEKGEVIPQGYTLQRIAEALDISIEELSAEIRKNNKDTQASNEMVSLFHFLPLTGLIFPFGNILFPLFLWIYCKQKNLQYDVHGRISLNFQFTITILMLLAIVLLVIYFPVGFFLLVLTTVTAIILCVVNGIRSFKNLKPRYYCFFPFLKPVPENSPE, from the coding sequence ATGAAAGAAAACAGAACCAGTTTTAACCTGTCACAAAAGAGATCTGACAAAGGGCTGACCCAGCAAAAACTGGCTGAATTAGCCGGGCTGACCACACGTACGATTCAACGTATAGAAAAAGGAGAGGTGATTCCACAAGGCTACACTTTACAAAGAATAGCTGAAGCTCTGGATATCAGTATAGAAGAGTTAAGTGCCGAAATCCGGAAGAACAACAAGGATACCCAGGCTTCAAACGAGATGGTTTCACTTTTTCATTTCCTACCGCTCACAGGACTTATATTCCCATTTGGGAATATATTGTTTCCCCTTTTTCTCTGGATATACTGTAAACAAAAAAATCTGCAGTATGATGTTCATGGCCGTATCTCTTTAAACTTTCAATTTACAATTACAATCTTAATGCTTTTAGCCATTGTATTACTGGTTATCTATTTTCCTGTTGGTTTTTTTCTACTGGTTCTTACGACTGTTACTGCTATTATACTCTGTGTTGTCAATGGTATCCGTAGCTTTAAAAATCTAAAACCAAGGTATTATTGTTTTTTTCCTTTTCTTAAACCTGTTCCTGAGAATTCCCCTGAATAA
- a CDS encoding serine hydrolase domain-containing protein, with product MKQSVLTLFYFRSAVQLLSGRNLFLACCAKPYRLILVLICCVQLSYGQQDHITRLDRSTLTISEIDHKVRAVMDSADIPGLNLAILNHNKPVFIKSYGYRDEIQNELMDTTTLIYAASFSKAVFGYLSMLLVQERQLDLDKPLYQYLKNPLPEYPYFSDLKNDDRWKLITARMCLSHTTGLPNVRWFDPRDSNPVFDSVGVIRIYFQPGKQYAYSGEGFKLLQLAVEEITGKNLDELATEKIFKPIGMTRSGYIWHDNFGDKLVIGHNEKGQQNVKRKRTAAVAGGSMVTTIADYTRFIAYVTQGKGLEKKYFEQMISPQIDIHSKTQFPPITTETTADNKAIHLAYGLGWGLMRTKYGRAFFKEGGDDAWKNYNINFIDKGVSIIIMTNSVNGSKVFKELLETLIADTFTPWKWEEYYPYNYR from the coding sequence ATGAAGCAATCTGTTTTAACACTATTTTACTTCCGGTCAGCTGTACAACTATTGTCGGGACGGAATCTTTTTTTGGCTTGTTGTGCCAAGCCATATCGACTGATACTCGTACTTATATGCTGCGTTCAGCTGTCTTATGGACAGCAAGACCATATTACCCGATTAGATCGAAGCACATTAACCATATCTGAGATTGATCATAAAGTACGTGCTGTGATGGATAGTGCAGATATCCCCGGACTTAATCTGGCAATTCTCAATCACAACAAACCTGTATTCATTAAATCATATGGCTATCGGGACGAAATCCAAAACGAGTTAATGGATACGACCACTCTTATATATGCGGCTTCTTTTAGTAAAGCTGTCTTCGGATATCTCAGTATGCTGCTTGTTCAGGAAAGGCAACTGGATCTGGACAAACCTCTTTATCAGTACTTAAAAAACCCTTTGCCTGAGTATCCCTATTTTTCAGATTTAAAAAATGATGACAGATGGAAGCTAATTACTGCGCGTATGTGTCTGAGTCATACTACAGGTTTACCCAATGTAAGATGGTTTGACCCCAGAGATTCTAATCCGGTATTTGATTCAGTAGGAGTGATACGTATATATTTTCAGCCCGGTAAACAATATGCTTATTCAGGAGAAGGATTCAAGCTACTGCAGTTAGCTGTAGAGGAAATTACTGGTAAGAACCTGGATGAACTGGCCACAGAAAAGATTTTCAAGCCTATTGGTATGACAAGATCAGGGTATATATGGCATGATAATTTTGGAGATAAACTGGTCATCGGACATAATGAAAAAGGCCAGCAGAATGTTAAGAGAAAGCGAACTGCAGCTGTTGCTGGTGGTTCTATGGTCACGACTATTGCAGATTACACACGTTTTATTGCATATGTTACACAAGGTAAAGGGTTGGAAAAGAAGTATTTTGAGCAAATGATTTCTCCACAGATAGACATTCATTCTAAAACTCAGTTTCCACCGATTACTACGGAAACAACTGCAGATAATAAAGCTATTCATCTGGCTTACGGACTGGGATGGGGATTAATGAGGACTAAATATGGAAGAGCATTTTTCAAGGAAGGAGGAGATGATGCATGGAAAAACTATAATATTAATTTTATAGATAAAGGAGTTTCTATTATCATAATGACCAATAGTGTCAACGGTTCAAAAGTCTTCAAAGAACTTCTGGAGACATTGATTGCTGATACATTCACACCATGGAAATGGGAAGAATACTACCCGTATAATTACAGGTAG
- a CDS encoding HD domain-containing protein translates to MFSAELLKQIDFIKEIDKIKYIQRKTKLFNSDRNENDAEHSWHLALMAIVLAGHSNEKIDLLKVLKMVLIHDIVEIDAGDTFIYDMQKNHSNTDEERRAANRIFGLLPLEQGEELIAVWEEFEAGETPEAKFARAMDRLEPLLQNSSNNGGTWNEPGVNYTKVYTKKSIIKEGAEKIWEYAETLINEGVKNGVLKKE, encoded by the coding sequence ATGTTTTCAGCAGAGCTATTAAAGCAAATAGATTTTATTAAAGAGATTGATAAAATCAAGTATATTCAACGTAAAACCAAGCTATTCAATAGTGACCGGAATGAAAACGATGCAGAGCACAGCTGGCATCTGGCATTAATGGCTATTGTGCTGGCAGGCCATTCCAATGAAAAGATTGATTTATTGAAAGTCCTGAAAATGGTGCTAATTCATGATATTGTAGAGATAGATGCCGGCGATACCTTTATTTATGATATGCAGAAAAATCATAGTAATACCGATGAAGAAAGACGGGCAGCCAATCGTATTTTCGGTCTGTTACCTCTGGAACAGGGAGAAGAACTTATCGCAGTATGGGAAGAGTTTGAAGCAGGAGAGACTCCTGAAGCTAAATTTGCCAGAGCAATGGACAGACTGGAACCTCTTCTGCAAAATAGTTCTAATAATGGTGGAACATGGAATGAACCGGGTGTGAATTATACGAAAGTGTATACAAAGAAAAGTATCATAAAAGAAGGGGCTGAAAAGATCTGGGAATACGCCGAAACGCTGATCAACGAAGGTGTTAAAAACGGAGTTTTGAAGAAAGAATAG